From the Papaver somniferum cultivar HN1 chromosome 2, ASM357369v1, whole genome shotgun sequence genome, the window TCTATGTATCACTCGATCCTTGATAATCTCTTTCAGGGTTTGCTGTAGATATTCAGTagcttcttatggacattaatttttttggtTAGTTTTTTAGTGGTTATGTCACCCTGTTCAATCATGCAAAATTGTACCTCTTTTGTATTAAAGAAATACTAGAGATTAAtggtatgatcctacaatatatGTGATGTAAAACGTATATTgtagtgcagcaaatatgtactcgaatttgtaagcattcagatatataatcggatttgtaagcagtacgacagatatgtatcattaattctaatttatttatcattgattcttacagatttgtactctacctggaagcagtgcagcaaatatgtactcgaatttgtaagcattcagatatataatcggatttgtaagcagtacgacagatatgtactcagacagatatgtactcaaatttgtaagcagtgtagcaaatatgtactcgaatttttaagcagtgtaccagatatgtactcaaatttgtaagcagtgtagacacacacgtttggtagtaatgggcattatggacatttccatgttttaattaattttggacctccggataaaaaaaaattcaggtaggaccctactataaataagtatatgggcctaggaccaaacaagaaattttcctactCAAACCTTGCCACTATACGACCCGTTAACTTCTTTCCCAGCAAAAAAATATGGTCTAAAGCTTGGCCTCACAAGATAGGCTTCTTCTTATGGCACGCTGGACAATCTTCTCAAGAGGAACTGCGCTCCTATCTCATTATCTGGTAACCCGATTGCTAACATTTGTGTGCTATACCATCAACAAGAGGAATCAGTCAGCCATATTCTCCTCTCTTGTAGTTATGCACAGAAGATTTGGAGATATTTTTTCGCTGCCATTGATCCGGTCTTCTCTCCTCCGACTTCTGTTCTCTCACTTATATCCAGTTGGAACTTGTACCAACTGGATGGTGCTGCTAAAGAACTATGGAAGCGTCTCCATGCTGGTATTATGTGGTCGATCTGGATCGAGAGAAACGAGAGAACtttcaataaaaaagaaaagCCTTCGGAAACCATTATCATTGAAACAAAGATCAAAATCATTTCTTGGGTTAAAACTCTAAGTTCTTTCTCTCATATTGTCCTAGATGACATTATTGTAAACTGGAGATCGACTTTCTTTCATCTTCCGTAGTCACTTTTCTTGTTTTTGGGTTTTCTAGTTTACCTTTTCTTAAAGTTTCAAAGATCTCTGTGAAGAATATATTCTAAATTGATATCTTTTTGTTCTTTACATGTGATATATATAGAGATTTATGTATACAGAATATCTAAAAGATATGTTTCCTAATCTAAACAAACTCTGACTAGAATACAGGGAAGTTTTAACAACAACATAAGACTCGGGCTGTGAGTTGAAGACTTGGCCTGGTGGTTGTGATGCCACTGCCGTGGCACACAATGTGTACACGTccaatacccccctcaagttggagcgggaGGATCGTGAGGCCGAACGCCCAACTTGCTGACAAGATGTCTAAAATAATCCACACCAAGCAGTTTCGTAAAGAGATCGGCTAATTGGGATACAGAAGGAATGTGAGTTGGTTTGATAAGTCCAGAGATGACTTTTTCGCGAACAAAATAACAATCGATTTCAATATGTTTAGTCCGTTCATGAAATACCGGATTTTCAGAGATGTGAATAGCATCCTGATTGTCACAATAGACTGGAATTGGCTTCGGAATATTGACACGAAGATCAGTGAATAAATAATGTAATTGTAACTCAGAAGTTACCCTGGCTAGAGCTCTATATTCTGCCTCAGCAGAAGAAAGGGAAATAATGGGTTGTTTCTTGGATTTCCAAGAAAGAGGACTAGTACCCAACATGATGAAATAACCTTCCGTAGAGCGACGAGTGATTGGAAAACCTGCCCAATCCGAATCAGTGTAACCAGCAAGAGAAAGTGAGCTAGTGGCAGAAAGAAAAATGCCGTGAGCAACCGTACCCTTTAGGTAACGAACAACGCGGTAAGCAGCATCCAGGTGACCAGAACAAGGATGTTGCAAGAATTGACTTAAATAATTCACAGAATAAGTAATATCAGGACGAGTTACCTGAAGATATAGAAGACGACCAATTAAGCGACGATAAATACTTGGATCAGAGAGAGGATCACCTGAGTTTGGTAATAATTTTAGGTGTTGCTCCATAGGAGAGGCCGCAGGTTTAGCACCTAAAAGACCAGAATCCTGAATAATGTCTAGAATATACTTACGTTGTCCAAGAAAAATGCCATTTGGAAAACGAGAAACTTCAATGCCCAGAAAATATTGCAAACGCCCTAGATTTTTGAGTGAAAATTTGGCTTCGATTTTATGTATGAGCTGCTGGATAGCCAAATGATTATTTCCTGTAATAATGATATCGTCGACATAAACCAAAAGATAAATAGAGATGGCGTcggaatgaaaaagaaaaagtgaaTAATCAGCACGAGACTGGATAAATCCTTTATCCAGTAAAGCATTAGAAAATTTTGCAAACCATTGACGAGACGCTTGCTTAAGACCGTATAGAGATTTATTTAGTTTATAAACACGAGTATCACCCTTTGTTTGAAAACCAGGGGGAAGTTTCATATATATTTCCTCATGAAGATCCCCTTGTAAAAAGGCATTATTGACATCGAGTTGATGGAGAGGCCAATTGAAAATGGCAGCAACAGATAATAAAACACGAACAGTAACTAATTTAGCAACAGGAGCAAAAGTGTCATGATAGTCGATACCTTCCTGTTGTGTGTATCCTTTGGCAACGAGACGCGCCTTACGACGATCAATATCACCATTCGGCTTATATTTAATCTTGAATACCCATTTACAGCCAATAGCAGATTTTCCAGGTGGAAGAGTGGTCATAGTAAAGGTATCATTATTAAGTAAAGTAGTATGCTCTTTGACGATGGCATCACGCCAGTCTGGATGTTTAATGGCTTCCGTAAAATAGCGTGGTTCATCATTAGAAATAACCGAAGATAGAACGACACGATATTGCGGAGTAAATTTATCAAAAGAAATGTAATTTGTGAGAGGATACAGAGAATTAGACATACCTTTAGAAACAAAGCAAACATAATCTTTCAGTTGAGATGGACGAGTATGTGTTCTAGTTGACCTACATAAATTAGTATCGATGGTAGAAGGCACTTCAGTAGAAGAGATGTCCGGAGAAGTAGATTCAAGAGTAGGTCCAGTTGTATGAGAAGTATGATCATCCAGAATGTGCGTGGGAGAAGTCGAGTCAGCAACTGGCAAAGGAGATAAATTAGGTGAATGAATATCAATGACAGAATTTGAAGGAGAAACAGACATGGAAGCACAGTGTCAGAAGTGAATTTAGCATCTTTGAAGGGAAACAAATGCTCATGAAAGACAACATCTCTTGATACAAAAGTTGTTTTTGTGGAAATATCCAAAATGATGTAACCCTTGTGGTTATGAGGATATCCTAAAAAAACACCAGGCTTAGCCCGCGGGTCAAacttagaatgaatctttgtgtttCTAGCATAACATAGACAACCAAAAACACGAAGATGATGATAATTAGggacaataccaagaagaacttcATGTGGAGTTTTATGTTTCAAAATAGGAGTTGGCATTTTATTAATAAGATAACATTCCGTGAGTAAACATTCACACCAATAATTAAGTGGTAAATGAGATTGAAAACGAAGAGCACGAGCTACGCTGAGAAGATGACGATGTTTGCGTTccacaacaccattttgttgagggGTGGAAACACAACTTCGTTGGTGATGGATGTCATGGGCTTTGAACCAGGATTGCATGTCTTGAGATAAAAACTCAGAACCATTATCAGATTGTACTCTTTGCAATATGGAAAGAAATGGAATGGAATTACCAGTTGATATTGTATCTATTTTGTGAGAATATTCGGtgataacaaaattaaaaaaatatttgagaaatttaaaagtttcacTCTTGATGTGCATGAGATAAACCCACGTACAACGGGAATAGTCATCGactattgttaaaaaatactGTGCACCAGTGAGTGAAGGTGTCATAAATGGACCCCAGATATCACAATGAATAAGTTCAAAACAGCGTTTTGAAGACACTGAAGTTTTATTAAAAGACAAACGGCTTTGTTTAGCCACTGGACAGACATCACAAAAAGGGAGTAGAACTAGATTTAATGTAATCAAAAGTACGACAAAGAAATTTAAAACGATCAAAACTAGGATGACCTAGTCTGCAGTGCCAAACATTGGCAGTTTTTTTATTACATAAGACTCTATTGAATTACTGGTGCAGATGGGCTAGGAGATGATACAAGCCAGAGATAAAATCAGCCCGACCAATCACTGCTTTCGTTACACGGTCCTGAAAGAAACAAACATGTTCGAAGAAATAAGCAATGCAATTAGTTTGGCGAGTTAATTGACTCACAGAGATGAGATTGAACTTGAAATTAGGAATGTGATGTACATTCGACAGTTTTAGTGTAGACGAAAAAACAACCTCGCCAATATGCTTAACCACGGAGAATGAGCCATCCGGGATTTGCATGAGAATTGATGATTGAACAGGTATGTAAGATGTAAAGTAATGTAGTGAGTTGCAGATGTGGTGCGTTGCACCACTGTCCACAAACCATGGATCAACAATGGAGGTGGAGAGGATGTTACCTGCAAAATTGGCACGAGCATCAGGTTGTGCAGAGTCTGGTGCAGGGTTGATCAAGGCCAAAAGGCGAGCATACTGATCGACAGACAGGGAGGGAAGAGCGTGTGGTGCAGCAGATGGGTCAGTTGACAGAACTGCAGCAGCAACAGTCATGTGCATATTTGCATTAGCCAAAGGCTGCTGTTGAGAACTGTTGGCAGGGGGAAAACCATGGAGCCTGTAACACTTGTCTCGAACATGGCCTAGTCTGTTACAATAGTCGCAAAAGGGACGCTGACGCTTGTTCTGATTGGATGGCGGACGAGAGCTGAACTGGAAATTTCGAGTCGAAGCAAGAGCAGCAGCATCAACAGTTGGCAGAGGAGTATGGGTTATATGCTGCTGTTCCTCCTCCTGCTGAACAAGATTGAAGATACGAAGTGCACTTGGGAAGGGATCCATAGTGAGTATTGACTACGATGGTTGGAAAACCTGTCGTGTAATCCCTGCAGAAACTCCATGGCACGCTCTCTTTCGAGTCTTTCAAGCATGTGCTTGCCAGCACCACATATACATGCTTCCGTAGAAGCAACCAGGGAGTCATATTGATCCCAAAGAGTTTTTATTTTGGTATAGTAAATAGACACAGGCATTGATTCCTGTTTGATTGaagcaattgaagattttaaacGAAACAGAATAGGGGCATTGGAGACACAAAACCTGATTTGCAGATCTTTCCAGATAGCATGAGAGTTGGCAGCATACAGGCAGCTAGCCCTGATATCTGGTTGACAAGAGTTTAGAAGCTAACTTCCCACGAGATCATCACATCTCTTCCAGCATTGAAACTGCAAGGGATCTGTTGGAGGAGGAAGGGAGCCATCAACGAAACCAAGCTTGCCCTTGGCATTCAGAGACTTGGTGATTCCCCTAACCCAGGAACCGTAGTTGTCTCCTTGTAAAAGAGGAGAGGATAGCACAATTGCAGGGTTATCACTGGGATGAATGATATAAGGGTCTAGAGTTCTAGGAAGAGCTGAAGAATTGATCAGAGTTTCATTGTTTTGGGAAGAGATGTTGTCATGCActggagagttgggagaagatggATTAGAGCCAGACATGATGAAAAAAATATGAATGATAAAAGGAAACGGCGGCAGAGATGAAGCGGAAGGGAAGGTATGTTTCCTAGGATCTACAAGGATACCATTTTAAAGTTTCAAAGATCTGTGTGAAGAATATATTCTAAATTGATATCTTTTTGTTCTTTACATGTGATATATATAGAGATTTATgtatacaaaatatataaaagatATGTTTCCTAATCTAAACAAACTCTGACTAGAATGCAGGGAAGTTTTAACAACAACATAAGACTCGGACTGTGAGTTCAAGACTTGTTCTGGTGGTTGTGATGCCACTGCCGTGGCACACAATGTGTACACGTCCAATACCTTTTTCCCCCTTGTACCTTCAGGGCTTTGCATCTTTGCCAAGTTTTCCTTCTTGATTAATATTATTATCtttgccgatcaaaaaaaaaaattgttatcatgGTAAGTCAAACTGTTGACCAAAGTCAATATTTTGGTCTTCCCCTTTAGGAAAAGAAATTTCCCCAAAGTAGCTATTATAACACTTGCCCTCTATTGCTCCTAAGACCCAGTCTGTTTCTCCAGACTCAAAATCTACACCAGGTTTTTACATCTCTCTTTTTAAGTCCTCTTAATTCATTGTTAGTTACATCTCAATTCCATATATTAATAGCAGTGAAATGTCCAAACCCTCTATAtaatttcagattttttttttctttagagtTTGATTCTGGAGATTAAAAGCTTAGTTATGTGTTCCAAGTTGCCTTATTTAAATCTGCTTATCACCTGTTCGATGAAATGTCTCAGTAAATGActtgtgaatttctttatattgaAGCTTTCATTCTTCTTTGTATTGCATTAAAGCTTAGTTATGTTTTCCAAGTTGCCTTATTCACATCTGCTTATAACATGTTAGATGAAATGACCTAGTAATGGCTTATGAATTTATTTAAGCTTTCACTCTTCTTTGTGTTGCATCATCTCCTCAGCTCATTTAGCTGCAGAATTAACATCTTTTACATCTGTATCTGTTGTTTAGATTTCATGATGGAGGAAAAGCTGTTAGCATTATcattatcaaaaacaagagaaggATCAGATGATGGACAAAGTGACAATCGACTTCCACCAGTCCCTAGTGTAGCACCATGGCTTGTTATCCCATTTGCAAAAGGTACGCAAAAACAAGCTTTTTACCATCCTTGTGAACTCAAAAGCAGAACACATTACAAATCCATACCGGAATTGAACGGGAAAAGGTTTTGGCAGAAAAATTCTCACCAAGGTTGGTTAGTTATTGTTTGTCATGACAGAAGATATGATTacaatgatgaaaactcattACCAGCAAACTCAAAGTTTGGTGACTGCTTTCTCTGGAATCCTATAACTTTGAAGATTTTTCGTTTACCTTCTATATTCTGTTTTCTATCTAAGTATAACCTTATTATGGATTGTGCATTATCTTCTCCCACAAGTACTGAAGAAGTTAATGATTCTATGGTTTACTTCAACTTTTTGCGTCGAGATAAATTGGATGGTGGAATTCGTGATCGGCATGTGCTTGTATACAGTACCCTAAGAGAACAACAATGGTGTGAAAGTGCATTGTATGAAGATGATTTTGATGATATTGTATTTCCTTTTGGATCACTTGTACCTGTGCATCAAGGTAAGTTAAATGCTATGGGTACCCATGGGCATCACCTAGAGATCGAAAAACAACAAGACAAAACGTTAGTCATAAGACAATTCAACACAATTACCGACAACTTTTATCAACACGAAGGCTCTGGGCCAAGTTCTCATGCTCATTATGTGGAAATTTGTGATGAAATCTATAGAGTTGATTTGAATTTCAGCGGTGATGTAGTCACCTCAGTAGAAATTTTCAAGTTGGATTTTACGTTAATGGCGTGGGTAGAGGTCAATAGTTTAGGTGATCATGTTGTGTTTCTCAGCCCTTACACAAACTTTTCCTGTTCTGCAGCAAAGATGGGTTTCACAAGAGGTTGTGTTTATTACATACCTCACGAAGATAAGAATTTCTACATGTTTGACGTAGAAGATAACTGTATTAAGATTGTCTCGCCTTGTATTATGAAGTGTGCAGTGCCATTATATACGTCTTCGTGGTTGATGATACCTGCAACTGAGATCACTGTGGAAAGAAAGACAGCTATAGAAGATTGGTTTTGTGAAGtgaaagaggaggaagaggatcaTAAACAGGAACAACTGTATGAAACAGTAGTAGCATGCGAAGAAACAAATTCTTCGATTATTATATCTGAAAACCGCAGCATCTTAGATGTTCTATCAACTTTACTGCATCCTGTGGATTTCATACACTTTCGTAGTACCTGTAAAGCAATACAATCAAAGTTCCCTGCAAGAAGCTGGAGATCGTCTTCAACTCTAACCAAAACAGCTACCTATTTATCTCTATGGCTGGTTTTCTCAAAAGATAAGGATACTTTCTTCAGTTTTGTAAACCCAGAGCATAAAAGtgagaaatacttcttgagcttgTCTGAACTGCTAATCGGTGCTATGATACGATTTTCAAAAGATGGCTGGCTTCTGATGTCTAAAGGTAAACATATCATATTCTTCTACAATCCCTTCACAAGAGAGACCATCAAGCTTCCGGATTTGCCTGATAAAAGATGGTACAACTTCAGGGGCATATCATTCTCATGTTTACCAACTTCTCCTGATTGTACAGTTTTTGCAATCTCGATTTCAGCACCTAATGAAATTACTATTGCCACTATCAAACGGGGAAATAATAGTTGGACGTTTCATCATGTCCCTGCACAAGGTAATGATGAACCAGGGATGAGTTCATGTTTCAACAGTCCTGTTTTCTGCCATGGAGCTTTCCGTTGTTTAGATTATAATGGAATTTTAAGAAGTTTCAATCTTGATGGATCTTATATGGAGAGTCATAATGTCTCCAGGAATGTTTAATAAGGACTACCCATGTTTCCTGGTGAAGTGCGATGGTGACCTTATTAGTGAGTTTACATCTACCATTTGGGAAATCCATTAAGATTTTTAAACTAgcactatgtttgtttactcttgactcatctgagtcgtctggatctgagtgaaatcacctgactcatctggatctgactcaatatgtttgttttgagtcagatctgactcatctgactcaaaaaacgtgagtcagtggtttggtcccgtgagtcaggggtattttgttacctgacttaaATGGATCcaagtcaggggttatgtctgagtcataggtcgagtcagatctgactcaaaatgcaaaacaaacggtctgactgctgactcggcccgagtcagaggttgactcagatccagatgccgagtcagctgcaaacaaacaagatgctAGATTCCATTAAACAAGAGTGGGTAAAAGTTGAAAATTTGGGAAAGCATAATTTGTTTGTCAGTTATACTTCAAGCCTCTCATCAATTGCTCCTCCAAACAGTCAGATGGAGAACAAAATCTACTTCTCAAGATTGCATGGAGAAGGATATTATTCTACTCGCTCGATACAGGTAAGTACCATAGTACTAGTGGGAGTCAATATTCTGCTGAAGGTTTTTATGACTCGTATGAATACATAAATTGCAGTTGGATTGAGCCTAATTGGTCCACCTCTACTGTTCAAGAGCTTGACTGGCTAAGTTAGCTTAAGCAATTAATACCAGTATCTTATTGAATTAAGTTTCATACAATATATCCTGTGACATTTCAGAAGCCCTAAATTTTTGTCATCTGTATTAATTGTTCGTGATGTATCCGCTGATTCACATGATCTTCTTTGCCATGGATTATAAGAAGAACACCCTTTTATCTTACCATCCATCATCATTATCATGTTCCTGTTTTGGATGTTAATCTTCAGGGGTATGTCATATGTGCACGCGCTTGCGTGCTATTTTGTCTGTGGGTGCTAACGTTTTGGGTATTGTCTTGTTTGGTGTTTGGGTACTCGGCCGGCGTGTTCTATCCGATAGTAATGCATTCCACTTTCCATGGTTAATAATCACTGCATGTAATCTCTTCTTCCACGATTTTATCAATCAAGACTCTGTTTCTCTGTCTGCCTTTCTTTTTAGAATCAGTGGATAAGGAGCCCTTATCTCTTAAGGAGGTTTATTACCGAAGTCTTAATTTTCTTTGAAAAAGAAACAGAAAGTAACAAACACCGTAGAAAACATGCCACCTACTCTTCTTTAATCTAGTGATTTGCATTCATCCCGACGGATTATTGCTCAAGGGTGACTGAGACAAATCACTGGGGTCTACTGAGACAAATCACTGGGGTCTAGTAGAGAGTGACTGAGTTCTACAGGgaaggtttttcattctgattagGAGGCTATTTAGAAAATTCATGGAGACACCAAATCCAGTAAAGCTAGGTGGTTTCTTATTTGTATCTAATGTTCAGGAATTTGCCAAACAATCGCCTGGAGAAGTCCCAGCTCCATACATACGCAATGATCAGGACCCAATGATTAACAACATATCTGGTACATGTATGTTAGATCAGACAGTACCTATTATTGATTTGCAGAAATTACTATCTCCTGTACCAATTATTGGAGAGTCGGAATTGGACCAACTTCACTCTGCTTGCAAAGAATGGGGTTTCTTTCAGGTATTTGAAAAATTCAATCGTAAATTTCATTTAAAGAATTTGTAGCTAGGGTCTTACCAGTGCTTTATATGCACAACTAATTAGAGCTTTATGATGTAGGTGGTAAACCATGGAATCGACATTTTATTGGTAGAGAAACTGAAATCAGAAACTCAAGATTTCTTCAATCTCCCGATGGATGAGAAAAATATATTTTGGCAGGCTGACGGAGACATAGAAGGATTTGGACAAGCCTTTGTTCATTCAGAAGAGCAGAAGCTTGATTGGGGAGATATGTTTTTCATGCTGACTCTTCCCAAATGTATGAGGAAGCCTCGGCTATTTCGTAAACTCCCTCTACCTTTCAGGTTAACTCTCTGTCTATTTTTCTTTCCGAAAATGTGGTATGAGGCGAGTTGTGATGCGGTTCTCGAAGTATTTGGTGTATCTATTCAAGCATAGCTTAACAAAAGTGTTGAAACTTTTGAGGTTGCATGCATATGATTCTTTAACTGCCTAATTCATCTTTTTTTGTAGGGAGACAATTGAATCTTACTCATCGGAGTTGAGTAAACTAAGGTTGACTGTCATTCAGTTGATGGCAAAGGCTCTACGAATTGAGAACAGAGTCATGACAGAGTTGTTTGAGGACGGGATACAAACAATGAGGATGAATTATTATCCTCCTTGACCTCAACCCGAGCAGGTCATTGGCTTGACACCACACTCAGATGCTGCTGGTTTAACGATCCTCCTTCAACTCAACGAAGTGGATGGATTACAGATTAGAAAGGATAAGATATGGGTTCCTGTTAAACCTCTACCCAATTCCTTTTGGAGATATCTTGGAGGTAAAAGAAGATAATAAGATGGAATTATTTTATTTCAAGTATTGTTTTTGCACTATTAAATCTTTGCTGCCTCCTTTTGACAGATTTTGAGTAATGGAATTTACCGTAGCGTAGAGCATCGAGCAACAATAAACTCAACCAAGGAGAGGCTATCAGTTGCAACATTTCATAGCCCTAAACTAGATACGGAAATAGGTCCAATAACGAGCATGATCACACCAGAGACACCTGCCTTGTTCAAAACAATTGGGTATAAGGATTATATTAAGAAATTTAATTCTCGTAAACTCGATGGAAAGTCATTCCTTGACTCCATGAAGATAGGAGAAGGTGATGAGGATCATAACCAGTGTGTATAACTCGAACAGTTTGGTGTTTCAATGAATGAATATCGTTCTAGTTCGGTCTAAAGTAATGTACAGAATTAATTATGTTATATTCTATCAAGGTACTAATCTTGTTAATAATAGCAGTGAAATTTAGGGGAAGTCATTGTTGGACAGTGGGGAGGTTATTGGTTGATGATATCAATGACTAGAGTTCAGAACTCGTGAACTCACTCCCTTTACTCTGTAGTAAACTCACTATCTTTACTAGTAAACTCACGTTGGCGATTTTGGCTTTTGGGATTGACTTTTGCTTGTGGAGATGCAATTTCTGGCATCTAAACATGCTCTAGGTGTAGCATACATTCTTATGAGTTTAATGTGTGAGCCTATGCTAAACGTGATCCTTTAGCATGATTCTCCTAGCCTACAAAAAGAAACGGCAGTAGAAATTTTGGCCCTTAGCCACTTCATTGAGGGGAAAGAAATGGCAACAGCCAATTTTGGCCCTCAGCAAaaaaaagtttatttttttttcctcagcAAAGATGTGAAAACACTAACAGCATATATCCTGAAAAATCCAATAGCTCCTTCCTGTTCTTaaatttcttatcttttattgtgttTAGCAGTGAACCAGTAAGTCAATAACAACTCTAGGAGGGacaaaaatagcaaatttgtaCTTATCTACAAGTTACAAATGGACCCTTTgcataaacacaaaattggtcgaaAAGACCAAAATAgaaaattcctgggtgaaatagattgttagctttagatactgtttatatagccaaaaaatagaaaaatactgTTCATTTAGCCAAAATGGATATTTGACCCAGAATATTTTTGATTTATTAATCTGAAGAGACAAATATGTCCCTATCTTCTACAAATCTTTACTGCGTTGGGTTAGTAAAGGTTGGAAAAAAAACAGAGTACTCTGCAATCTCAGAAAAAAACAGAGTACTCTGTTTCATGAGTTAATATATTAAACAGAGTACTCTGTTTCAgggtaattaaaaaaaaatctacacaacAGATCCTACTCAGAGCTTTATCATTTTACACAACAACTACCACAACGCAACCTACTCAGAGCTTCTACGCACACATAATTACAACCATTTCAGTTGACAATCGAGTCCAAATGATGTCATCACTAGTCCACCTACTTCCACGATAAACATTGCTTCATGAATAACAACAACACCAACTTCTAATTGAATTCGATCTCtgcaaaaaagaaaatatgaagttacATAAAACAGAGTAATCTCAGCAATATAAAATTGAGTAACATAAAACAGGGAAATCTCATAAAACTGGTAATCTCATAGAACATAGTAATCATGAAGCAATGGTTATTATAAAACAGAGTAGTCTCATAAAGCAGAATTGGTTCTGCGGGTTAGAGCTGGAAGTGCAAGATCTGGAGTTGGCTTGCAGAGATGCTGTAATGTGCAGCTTCAGTTGGTGAAGTGACGCTGTTGCTGCCGTAATGAGTTGTTGATGCTTGATTGCAGTCGCTGAAATGGTGGAGCTCTATATTGCAGTTCAGTTGCATGCATGGATAACTGCCAAGGATTGAATGCAATGGCCTGGGTTGTGCTGAACCTGCAACTAtcagatgtatgtttaggaattGAACCAACTGGAGAGTGGTAAGGCAAGTTGGTGTGCAGTGAGTTTGAGTTGCAGTTTGCTGTAATGGGAACTGATGCCATGAGTTCAATGTCTTTGAAGAGATAGTGCTACTAGTTGATGCTA encodes:
- the LOC113354415 gene encoding uncharacterized protein LOC113354415, translated to MMEEKLLALSLSKTREGSDDGQSDNRLPPVPSVAPWLVIPFAKGTQKQAFYHPCELKSRTHYKSIPELNGKRFWQKNSHQGWLVIVCHDRRYDYNDENSLPANSKFGDCFLWNPITLKIFRLPSIFCFLSKYNLIMDCALSSPTSTEEVNDSMVYFNFLRRDKLDGGIRDRHVLVYSTLREQQWCESALYEDDFDDIVFPFGSLVPVHQGKLNAMGTHGHHLEIEKQQDKTLVIRQFNTITDNFYQHEGSGPSSHAHYVEICDEIYRVDLNFSGDVVTSVEIFKLDFTLMAWVEVNSLGDHVVFLSPYTNFSCSAAKMGFTRGCVYYIPHEDKNFYMFDVEDNCIKIVSPCIMKCAVPLYTSSWLMIPATEITVERKTAIEDWFCEVKEEEEDHKQEQLYETVVACEETNSSIIISENRSILDVLSTLLHPVDFIHFRSTCKAIQSKFPARSWRSSSTLTKTATYLSLWLVFSKDKDTFFSFVNPEHKSEKYFLSLSELLIGAMIRFSKDGWLLMSKGKHIIFFYNPFTRETIKLPDLPDKRWYNFRGISFSCLPTSPDCTVFAISISAPNEITIATIKRGNNSWTFHHVPAQGNDEPGMSSCFNSPVFCHGAFRCLDYNGILRSFNLDGSYMESHNVSRNV